In one Nicotiana sylvestris chromosome 8, ASM39365v2, whole genome shotgun sequence genomic region, the following are encoded:
- the LOC104232958 gene encoding homeobox protein knotted-1-like 3 translates to MAYNPNHMSQEMDMHHFSDENSAVLRSILPEQLAQSSPDVKPLDHQQPPTWLNSAILRQESHYTGTGGRGAGENFLNLHSNSESSAAASQASNQWLSRSILQRNVSDVQTSNNSSAVMAATDLKNDDGNNNNDNGNNNAGGQLTDSEVVGGGGGGGGTDGILNWQNAGYKAEILAHPLFEQLLSAHVACLRIATPVDQLPRIDAQLAQSQQVVAKYSSLGQNIGDDKELDQFLTHYVLLLCSFKEQLQQHVRVHAMEAVMACWEIEQSLQSLTGVSPGEGTGATMSDDEDDQVDSEANLFDGSLDGHDGMGFGLPTESERSLMERVRQELKHELKQGYKEKLVDIREEILRKRRAGKLPGDTTSVLKAWWQSHAKWPYPTEEDKAKLVQETGLQLKQINNWFINQRKRNWHSNPSSSTTSKSKRKR, encoded by the exons ATGGCATATAATCCGAATCATATGTCACAAGAAATGGATATGCACCATTTCTCTGATGAAAATTCAGCAGTTTTGAGAAGTATATTACCTGAACAGCTAGCTCAGTCCTCGCCGGACGTTAAACCGCTGGACCACCAGCAGCCGCCGACGTGGCTCAACAGCGCAATCCTCCGACAGGAAAGTCATTATACCGGTACCGGTGGTCGTGGTGCCGGTGAGAATTTCCTCAATTTGCACTCAAACTCGGAGTCGTCGGCGGCAGCGTCACAAGCGTCAAATCAGTGGCTATCGAGGTCGATTTTACAGAGAAACGTAAGCGATGTTCAAACATCCAATAATTCATCAGCCGTAATGGCCGCCACGGATTTGAAGAACGACGACGGGAATAATAACAACGACAACGGGAACAACAACGCCGGCGGTCAGTTAACTGACAGTGAAGTCGTCGGTGGCGGCGGCGGCGGCGGCGGTACCGATGGAATTCTCAATTGGCAAAATGCGGGGTATAAAGCTGAAATTTTAGCACATCCATTGTTTGAGCAGTTGTTATCAGCACACGTGGCGTGCTTGCGAATAGCGACGCCTGTGGATCAGTTGCCGAGAATTGATGCACAGCTCGCACAATCGCAGCAAGTAGTAGCCAAATATTCCAGCCTTGGACAAAATATTGGTGATGATAAGGAACTTGATCAGTTTTTG ACACATTACGTCCTGTTGCTTTGTTCCTTTAAAGAACAACTACAACAACATGTTCGTGTCCATGCAATGGAAGCAGTCATGGCTTGCTGGGAGATTGAGCAGTCATTGCAAAGCTTAACTG GAGTTTCTCCAGGAGAAGGTACAGGTGCTACAATGTCTGATGATGAAGATGACCAGGTGGATAGTGAAGCCAATTTGTTTGATGGAAGTTTAGACGGTCATGACGGCATGGGCTTTGGTCTTCCAACAGAGAGCGAGAGGTCATTGATGGAGCGTGTGAGGCAGGAGCTAAAGCATGAGCTGAAACAG GGTTACAAGGAAAAACTTGTGGATATTAGGGAGGAAATTCTGCGAAAGAGAAGGGCAGGAAAACTCCCGGGCGATACTACCTCTGTCTTGAAAGCTTGGTGGCAATCACATGCGAAGTGGCCATACCCCACT GAGGAAGATAAAGCTAAACTGGTACAAGAAACAGGCCTTCAACTAAAGCAGATAAATAATTGGTTCATCAACCAAAGAAAAAGGAACTGGCACAGCAATCCTTCCTCTTCTACGACTTCGAAGAGCAAACGCAAAAG GTAA